A part of Streptococcus porcinus genomic DNA contains:
- a CDS encoding ABC transporter permease — MTGFALMLKKEWLENSRSHKTLALLLISVIFGLLGPLTALLMPDIMAEILPKNLQKAIPDPTYLDSYTQYFKQVNQLGLILLVFLFSGTLTQEFTRGTLINLITKGLSKKAIILAKFTMIAGLWTLTYSLGSLTQYAYTLYYFNNQGKDKLLAYGASWLFGLMLISLILLYSALFRKTAGLLIACLMTIVTFFISGFFKATKNWNPMLLIQKQSQMLSGHYKIQDWFQPALLIIAIMLISLTLAIVIFENSDV; from the coding sequence ATGACAGGCTTTGCACTCATGCTAAAAAAGGAATGGCTGGAAAATAGTCGCAGCCATAAAACTCTCGCTCTCCTCTTAATCTCCGTTATTTTTGGACTGTTAGGCCCTTTGACTGCGCTTTTGATGCCAGATATCATGGCTGAAATTTTACCCAAAAACCTTCAGAAAGCTATTCCTGATCCCACTTACCTTGATTCCTATACCCAATATTTTAAGCAGGTCAATCAACTCGGACTCATTCTTTTAGTCTTTCTCTTTAGTGGAACGCTAACCCAAGAATTTACCAGAGGCACATTAATTAATTTAATAACCAAAGGACTCAGCAAAAAGGCTATAATCCTTGCAAAATTTACTATGATAGCTGGGCTTTGGACTTTAACCTATAGTTTAGGTTCTCTTACTCAGTACGCTTACACTCTCTATTACTTTAATAATCAGGGGAAGGATAAGCTTTTGGCCTATGGTGCTTCCTGGTTATTTGGACTGATGCTGATTAGTCTTATCCTCCTTTATTCCGCTCTCTTCCGTAAAACTGCAGGCCTATTAATAGCTTGCCTTATGACCATTGTAACCTTTTTTATCTCTGGTTTTTTCAAAGCTACGAAGAATTGGAATCCCATGTTACTGATTCAGAAACAAAGCCAAATGCTAAGTGGACATTACAAGATTCAAGACTGGTTCCAGCCCGCCCTGTTAATTATTGCAATTATGTTGATTAGCTTGACTCTTGCCATAGTCATTTTTGAAAATAGTGATGTTTAA
- a CDS encoding CPBP family glutamic-type intramembrane protease, with translation MQEKQRFLRWFDLLCLTIILFGEGMIKSTLKYLALQNQTISLEQNLTFSSFDNYKGLAMQSIWLLLAFLYLKWRHFDFNYFKKRIYFKPFVLLQALGLFILIALSMDIFNIITYNIPKILSPSVLATWPQFDISLILYSMLNGFYEEFFFLGLCLAVKPEATKWAFLYSLLIRFSFHTYQGITGAVGISLILGILFFIIYRKVKPQNLLPFFISHALADIFGLSILTYLFS, from the coding sequence ATGCAAGAAAAACAACGTTTTCTGAGATGGTTCGATCTTCTCTGTCTCACCATTATCTTATTTGGAGAAGGAATGATTAAGTCTACCCTGAAGTATCTAGCTCTCCAAAATCAGACTATTAGCCTCGAGCAAAATTTAACTTTTTCAAGCTTTGATAATTATAAGGGCTTAGCTATGCAAAGTATTTGGCTACTGTTAGCTTTTCTTTATCTAAAATGGCGACACTTTGACTTCAACTATTTCAAAAAAAGAATTTATTTTAAACCTTTTGTTCTTCTTCAAGCATTGGGATTATTTATTCTTATTGCGCTTAGTATGGATATTTTTAATATCATTACTTATAATATTCCCAAAATCCTATCACCTTCTGTCCTTGCTACTTGGCCACAGTTTGATATATCACTCATTCTCTATTCTATGTTAAATGGTTTTTATGAGGAGTTCTTCTTCTTAGGCCTTTGTTTAGCCGTTAAACCTGAGGCCACTAAATGGGCCTTCCTCTATTCCTTACTTATTCGATTTAGCTTCCATACCTACCAAGGGATTACTGGTGCAGTTGGAATTAGTCTAATTTTAGGAATTCTCTTTTTTATCATATATCGTAAAGTAAAACCTCAAAATTTACTCCCCTTCTTTATAAGTCACGCGCTTGCCGATATTTTTGGTTTATCAATACTAACTTATCTCTTTAGCTAA
- a CDS encoding ABC transporter ATP-binding protein, translated as MTAISFQNLSKSFGDKLILDRVGLHLDENMIYGFVGPNGAGKTTTIKMILGLLKSDSGQISVLGKPVTFGKTKSNQEIGYLPDVPEFYDYMTAREYLQLCTGLAQNQASLPIDNLLKQVGLAGNEQRISTYSRGMKQRLGLAQALIHNPKILICDEPTSALDPKGRQDILNIISHLRGQKTVIFSTHILSDVEKICDQVLVLTKAGIHNLEELRVNAPASKNQLSILVKLSEEEAKVLALRFPIEKRDQDYKICLALSKSVNKEQALRTFYSYLVKQAITPSFIELLDDSLENLYLEVIK; from the coding sequence ATGACTGCAATCAGCTTTCAAAATCTTTCCAAATCATTTGGTGACAAACTTATCCTGGATAGAGTAGGGCTCCATTTGGACGAAAATATGATTTATGGCTTCGTCGGACCAAATGGTGCTGGAAAAACAACAACAATTAAGATGATTCTTGGTCTTCTAAAAAGTGACAGTGGCCAAATTTCAGTCTTAGGAAAACCAGTAACTTTTGGTAAAACAAAAAGTAACCAAGAAATTGGTTATTTGCCTGATGTTCCTGAATTTTATGATTACATGACCGCAAGGGAGTACTTACAACTTTGTACAGGACTAGCACAAAATCAGGCTAGTCTACCCATTGACAACCTTTTAAAACAGGTGGGTTTAGCTGGTAATGAACAGCGCATCAGTACCTATTCACGAGGCATGAAACAACGACTAGGATTAGCTCAAGCCCTTATTCACAATCCTAAAATTCTAATTTGTGATGAACCGACTTCGGCTTTGGACCCCAAAGGACGCCAAGATATTCTCAATATCATCTCTCACCTACGAGGACAAAAAACAGTCATTTTTTCGACTCATATCTTATCAGATGTGGAAAAAATCTGTGACCAAGTATTAGTTCTAACAAAAGCAGGTATCCATAACTTGGAAGAGTTACGAGTGAACGCCCCTGCCAGTAAGAATCAACTGAGTATCTTAGTCAAACTTTCAGAAGAAGAAGCTAAGGTCTTAGCTCTGCGATTCCCCATTGAAAAGAGAGACCAAGACTACAAGATTTGCTTAGCATTATCTAAAAGTGTGAACAAAGAACAAGCCCTAAGAACCTTTTACAGCTATTTAGTAAAACAGGCAATCACACCTTCTTTTATTGAACTACTAGACGATAGCTTAGAAAACCTCTATTTGGAGGTGATCAAATGA
- a CDS encoding transglutaminase domain-containing protein — translation MKPFKYNCKRLLYLGLAVSTSTLALLSLNVAQPAVLARENSNSGQLHPEARQIKAVDFQEFSKKLKEEISENQQFHVFKLGMNNYYRSGIRINELNNLATEHDFILVNDHASHKKYDVPHIFIMNKGDVIVPSKEKYDEQMREVKFAGDQPNAQRQRIHALFEIGLDSNKRQLLNAAGLGTAENTLAKVDGFTIYSHGLTVDNKYYEDYIRFNKNENINITKERFTANDNLIHNLITESTAKVQTNDRDKVKAFVMYVANHTIYDWIAANNAVSNISDVNYYLGSDLFSITERKKAMCVGFSTTAARAFNMLGIPAYVVVGKNAQGVDHATARAYYNGKWHTIDGTGFINDKASRSTIYSENHFYSIGEDSYNIVDVNDEQIAFDKNYMKIDKVFEEWAQKQPTADLLLINKDKSLVPSNYVAYVAPVIVDNNRKGSLTQIYQNLKQVMESSSQKASLTSLLNTATADIAKLQTSSQLTQEDYNQIQNSMKSVLSFFWQLDKDSATNFENSEDYKKYLTETKNAGN, via the coding sequence ATGAAACCATTTAAATATAATTGTAAGCGCTTGCTTTATTTAGGCCTCGCTGTATCAACTTCAACCCTTGCATTATTATCATTGAATGTAGCACAGCCAGCTGTTCTTGCGAGAGAAAATAGTAACTCGGGACAATTACATCCAGAAGCTAGACAAATAAAAGCAGTGGATTTTCAGGAGTTTTCAAAAAAATTAAAGGAAGAAATTTCAGAAAACCAGCAGTTTCACGTTTTCAAGCTGGGCATGAATAATTATTATAGGTCAGGCATCCGCATAAATGAACTAAATAATTTAGCAACTGAGCATGACTTTATTCTTGTTAATGACCATGCTAGCCATAAGAAATATGATGTTCCTCATATCTTTATCATGAACAAAGGAGACGTTATTGTTCCTAGTAAAGAAAAGTATGATGAGCAGATGAGAGAGGTGAAATTCGCCGGTGATCAACCTAATGCGCAAAGACAGAGAATTCATGCGCTATTTGAAATCGGATTGGATTCCAATAAACGTCAATTACTTAACGCTGCAGGGCTTGGAACCGCAGAAAATACTTTAGCAAAGGTTGATGGCTTTACAATCTACTCTCATGGCTTGACGGTTGATAATAAATATTATGAAGACTATATTCGTTTTAATAAAAACGAAAACATAAATATTACCAAGGAACGCTTTACTGCCAATGATAACTTAATCCATAACTTGATAACTGAATCAACAGCTAAAGTTCAAACAAATGACCGAGACAAAGTTAAAGCGTTTGTTATGTATGTTGCTAACCACACTATCTATGATTGGATCGCAGCTAACAACGCTGTAAGTAATATATCAGATGTCAACTACTATCTTGGCTCTGATTTGTTTTCAATTACTGAACGTAAGAAAGCTATGTGTGTTGGTTTTAGTACTACAGCAGCTCGTGCTTTTAATATGTTAGGAATTCCAGCCTACGTTGTTGTTGGAAAAAATGCACAAGGTGTAGACCATGCTACAGCTCGCGCTTACTATAACGGTAAATGGCACACTATTGACGGTACTGGTTTTATTAATGATAAAGCTTCTCGCTCTACTATTTATAGCGAAAATCACTTTTACTCTATTGGCGAAGATAGCTATAATATAGTTGATGTTAACGATGAACAAATAGCTTTCGACAAAAACTATATGAAAATTGATAAGGTTTTTGAAGAATGGGCTCAAAAACAACCGACAGCAGACTTATTATTGATTAATAAAGATAAATCATTAGTCCCTTCAAATTATGTAGCCTACGTCGCACCAGTAATTGTCGATAACAATCGTAAAGGTTCTCTTACACAAATTTATCAAAATTTAAAACAAGTAATGGAATCATCTTCTCAAAAGGCATCCCTAACCTCTCTCTTAAATACTGCAACAGCAGACATTGCAAAACTTCAAACTAGTTCTCAACTTACCCAAGAAGACTATAACCAGATTCAGAATTCTATGAAATCTGTTCTCTCGTTTTTCTGGCAGTTAGATAAGGATTCTGCTACGAATTTTGAAAATAGCGAAGATTATAAAAAATATCTAACAGAAACAAAGAATGCAGGTAACTAA
- a CDS encoding sensor histidine kinase, producing MKRKNLINHMFIINSVMLFLGFCVIYISLNYVAKDYVHSMTRNTMKSNFTILDSINTHKPIPDNLSKDQDSVFIWAYYAIYDDNNHLKYANETKKKESLQIFHYMKQHHIISNRQRGVFIPIKKKTYYVMADDYQGIFEDGLISKTGTKQDRTYHVINFADITYTQNLINQINYYLILSLTLLFLIMLFIMGKTFFGIKESIQSVQTYISNLWRDKETVNSENKHIVFSDFDPLLKESQEMTKRIRQAEASQLTFFQNVSHELRTPLMSIQGYTEGMREGIIQESLAYDIILNESQKMKQLVDDIMLLSRIDGNANIQKETIVLDDILTNCVAYFKPIAQQKGIKLTYHINQHCAVEGSEELIQKAITNIVSNALRYAKSSISITLQTNQVTIENDGPAIASQDLPHIFERFYKGDKGQTGIGLAMVKEIMNQHQGEVLVISKENKTRFILNFDYHTFAT from the coding sequence ATGAAGCGAAAAAATCTTATCAATCATATGTTTATCATCAATAGTGTGATGCTTTTTTTAGGTTTCTGTGTCATTTACATTTCACTCAACTATGTGGCAAAAGATTATGTTCATAGCATGACCAGAAATACTATGAAAAGCAATTTTACCATTCTGGATAGCATTAATACTCATAAACCCATTCCTGATAATCTCTCAAAAGATCAAGATAGTGTTTTTATTTGGGCTTACTATGCGATTTACGATGATAACAATCACTTAAAATATGCCAATGAAACCAAGAAAAAAGAAAGCTTGCAGATCTTTCACTACATGAAACAGCATCATATAATCTCCAATCGACAAAGAGGCGTCTTTATACCCATTAAGAAAAAAACCTATTATGTAATGGCAGACGACTATCAAGGAATTTTTGAGGATGGCCTAATTAGTAAAACTGGTACCAAACAAGATCGCACCTACCATGTCATTAACTTTGCGGATATTACCTATACACAAAACCTTATTAATCAAATTAACTATTATTTAATCCTGAGCCTAACTCTTTTATTTCTTATTATGCTTTTTATCATGGGAAAAACCTTTTTCGGCATTAAAGAATCTATCCAGTCTGTTCAAACCTATATTTCCAATTTGTGGCGAGACAAAGAGACTGTCAATAGCGAGAATAAGCACATTGTCTTTTCCGACTTTGATCCCTTACTTAAAGAAAGTCAAGAAATGACCAAACGCATCCGACAAGCAGAAGCTAGCCAACTAACCTTCTTCCAAAATGTATCTCATGAACTACGTACCCCTTTAATGTCTATTCAAGGTTATACAGAAGGAATGAGAGAAGGAATTATCCAAGAATCACTAGCTTATGATATCATTTTGAACGAAAGTCAAAAAATGAAACAATTGGTAGATGATATTATGCTCCTATCTCGTATTGATGGGAATGCTAATATTCAAAAAGAAACTATTGTACTAGATGATATCCTTACTAACTGTGTTGCCTATTTTAAACCAATTGCTCAGCAAAAAGGTATAAAATTAACTTATCACATCAATCAGCATTGTGCTGTTGAGGGGTCAGAGGAACTAATTCAAAAGGCCATAACTAACATTGTAAGCAATGCATTACGTTATGCTAAAAGTAGCATTAGTATCACTTTACAGACTAATCAAGTTACTATTGAAAATGATGGACCTGCTATTGCCAGTCAAGATCTTCCACATATCTTCGAAAGATTTTATAAAGGCGACAAAGGCCAGACAGGTATTGGCCTAGCAATGGTTAAGGAAATTATGAATCAACACCAAGGAGAGGTTCTAGTTATAAGCAAGGAAAATAAAACCCGATTTATTCTTAACTTCGATTACCACACTTTTGCCACATGA
- a CDS encoding response regulator transcription factor → MTQLIYLADDEKNIRDLLTPFLEHDGFLVKAFENGDLLYQEFLIKKPDLIILDIMMPGTDGLEVMKLIRSYDQHLPIIMLTARDSDADFITAFNLGTDDYFTKPFSPIKLSLHVKSLLKRSHDFGSDKKSAFTYRELTLDSEKRLATLFEHEIPLTKTEFDLLLVLIEKPETAFSREELLNRIWGFEDIESRAVDDTVKRLRKKLNQYHSKVALETIWGYGFKLGEKES, encoded by the coding sequence ATGACTCAACTCATTTACCTAGCAGACGACGAGAAAAATATTCGTGATCTGCTGACTCCATTCTTAGAACATGATGGCTTTCTTGTAAAGGCTTTTGAAAATGGAGATCTCCTCTACCAAGAATTCCTCATTAAAAAACCAGATCTTATCATTTTGGATATTATGATGCCTGGAACAGATGGCCTTGAGGTTATGAAGCTCATCAGAAGCTATGATCAACATCTTCCTATTATTATGTTAACTGCACGCGACTCAGATGCAGACTTTATTACTGCCTTTAATTTGGGAACAGATGACTATTTTACAAAACCATTTTCACCCATCAAGTTAAGTCTTCATGTCAAGTCACTTTTAAAGCGTTCACATGATTTTGGCTCAGATAAAAAGTCAGCCTTTACCTATAGAGAACTCACTCTTGACTCTGAAAAGCGCTTAGCAACTCTTTTCGAACATGAGATTCCTTTAACAAAAACAGAATTTGATTTACTTTTGGTCCTTATTGAAAAGCCTGAAACTGCCTTTTCACGTGAAGAACTACTTAACCGTATCTGGGGTTTCGAAGACATTGAAAGCCGAGCTGTTGATGATACAGTTAAGCGTTTGCGCAAAAAATTAAATCAATACCATAGTAAGGTCGCTCTTGAAACCATTTGGGGATATGGTTTCAAATTAGGTGAAAAGGAATCATGA
- a CDS encoding helix-turn-helix domain-containing protein translates to MIGDTIFLERTRLGMTQEKLSDYLHLTKATISKWENNQAKPDIDYLILLAKLFDMTLDDLVGFQKTLTDFERTELFNQLKEKINQTEELEFFQEIEELSKHYINDFKTLLMLVQLVLSNPNKLDTKVWSLEMLNRIISKTTVESDLQSAMMLKVVILFQQKKYDEIIRIYQNRPYKLGEELFLANSFAAKGQTDQAKQVLQVEMYQQLLLICQYLLSLAAYESTEKQESIYSRLEQLITLFDLVNLHPNTAISCYFGLACHFASIDAKRAILYLNQLVQATKNLITQFELHGDSFFDAIDPWLQELPTGIQPPTSSQTLIQRVIALCYSPNLQAVSQNSQFKVLLAELEALEKEASHEY, encoded by the coding sequence ATGATTGGTGATACTATTTTCTTAGAACGCACTCGCTTGGGCATGACACAGGAAAAATTAAGTGATTATTTACATTTAACCAAGGCAACCATCTCCAAATGGGAGAACAACCAAGCTAAACCTGATATTGATTATTTAATTTTACTAGCTAAACTCTTTGATATGACTCTAGACGACCTGGTTGGTTTTCAAAAAACATTAACAGATTTTGAAAGGACTGAACTCTTTAATCAGTTAAAAGAGAAAATAAATCAGACTGAGGAGCTAGAATTTTTTCAAGAGATCGAAGAACTTTCTAAACATTACATTAATGATTTCAAAACACTTCTGATGCTAGTGCAACTGGTACTAAGTAATCCCAACAAACTTGACACCAAGGTATGGTCGCTGGAAATGCTTAACCGCATTATTAGTAAAACGACCGTTGAATCTGATCTCCAATCTGCCATGATGCTAAAAGTGGTCATCCTTTTCCAACAAAAAAAGTATGATGAAATTATCAGGATTTACCAAAATCGTCCCTATAAGCTTGGTGAAGAATTGTTTTTGGCCAATAGCTTCGCAGCCAAAGGTCAAACCGATCAAGCTAAGCAAGTCTTACAAGTAGAAATGTATCAGCAACTTCTCTTGATATGCCAGTATCTCTTAAGCCTCGCTGCCTACGAAAGCACAGAAAAGCAAGAATCCATCTACTCTCGCCTTGAGCAATTGATAACTCTCTTTGATTTGGTCAACCTCCATCCAAACACAGCTATTTCTTGCTATTTCGGTCTAGCATGCCATTTCGCTAGTATTGATGCTAAACGAGCCATTTTATACTTAAACCAACTAGTACAAGCAACCAAAAATTTAATCACTCAATTTGAACTACATGGCGACAGCTTTTTTGATGCCATTGATCCTTGGCTACAGGAACTACCCACGGGCATTCAACCACCAACAAGTTCCCAAACCCTTATTCAACGAGTGATTGCCTTATGCTACAGCCCCAATTTACAAGCAGTAAGCCAAAATAGCCAATTTAAGGTCCTACTAGCAGAATTAGAAGCATTAGAAAAGGAGGCTTCTCATGAATACTAA
- a CDS encoding GNAT family N-acetyltransferase: protein MTSSKINTYHISPTEDYPQFLIELIQSIEWKAGPHLAQRVKDNNLASYDEIIVLTTLDDQLIGFGAYLETDILDKTDYPFGPFVSTIYVTPKYRGQGISYQLINNILHVARKNKCEQLYVVTEHTGLYEKTGFIFQRFVTDIFNRKMRLLKKDL from the coding sequence ATGACTAGTTCTAAAATAAACACTTATCATATCAGTCCAACTGAAGACTATCCCCAATTTTTAATAGAATTAATCCAATCTATTGAATGGAAAGCTGGCCCCCACCTCGCTCAAAGAGTAAAAGATAATAATCTTGCCAGCTATGATGAGATTATTGTCCTAACGACTCTTGACGACCAATTAATAGGCTTTGGAGCCTATCTCGAAACAGATATTTTAGACAAAACCGATTATCCTTTTGGGCCTTTCGTGTCAACAATTTATGTTACTCCTAAATACCGTGGACAGGGAATAAGTTATCAGCTTATTAACAATATTTTACATGTAGCAAGAAAAAACAAGTGTGAGCAGTTATACGTTGTAACAGAGCATACTGGACTTTATGAAAAAACTGGCTTCATCTTCCAAAGGTTTGTCACAGACATCTTCAATCGTAAGATGCGCTTATTGAAAAAAGATCTCTAA
- a CDS encoding PLDc N-terminal domain-containing protein: MNTNIPSQFLPFFIPLILLQILLILIALLKLRKLNRTRYLSKPTWVLIIIFINLFGPIAFLSLEGKNR; encoded by the coding sequence ATGAATACTAATATTCCAAGTCAATTTCTACCCTTTTTTATCCCACTTATCCTTTTACAAATCTTATTAATCCTTATCGCTTTACTAAAATTACGAAAACTAAATCGGACAAGATACCTGTCTAAACCTACATGGGTTCTGATTATCATATTTATTAACCTCTTTGGACCTATTGCTTTCCTTAGTCTAGAAGGGAAAAACAGATGA
- a CDS encoding isochorismatase family protein, with protein MEKTFDLNKTALVVIDLQKGILEMPTLPFSTTEIIHNAKQLVHYFRQKKAFIAFVRVQFLDGKDKLKPNAMKQLPGDDQAPDFSDFADDFEVTNADYIVNKRGFSAFFGTDLDLQLRRRGIENLVLCGISTHAAVDSTARDAYQYAYNQFFITDAMGAATRDMHEFPIKNLFPTMGQVLTTTEFLSLIGGK; from the coding sequence GTGGAAAAAACTTTTGATCTTAATAAGACGGCATTAGTGGTCATTGACCTTCAAAAAGGAATTTTAGAGATGCCAACACTTCCTTTTTCCACTACAGAAATCATCCACAATGCCAAGCAATTAGTCCACTATTTTCGGCAAAAGAAAGCTTTTATTGCTTTTGTCAGGGTTCAGTTTCTTGATGGTAAAGATAAACTCAAGCCCAATGCCATGAAGCAACTCCCAGGAGATGACCAAGCACCGGATTTTTCAGACTTTGCTGATGATTTCGAGGTGACCAATGCTGATTATATCGTTAATAAACGCGGTTTTAGTGCTTTCTTTGGAACTGATCTAGACCTGCAGTTAAGACGACGTGGAATTGAAAACCTTGTTTTATGTGGTATTTCCACACATGCCGCTGTTGATTCAACGGCACGTGATGCCTATCAATACGCCTATAATCAATTTTTTATAACGGATGCTATGGGAGCTGCAACGAGAGATATGCATGAATTCCCAATAAAGAACCTCTTCCCAACTATGGGACAGGTCCTTACGACAACAGAATTTTTATCTCTAATAGGAGGTAAGTAA
- a CDS encoding CPBP family intramembrane glutamic endopeptidase: protein MKKYYSILAFYFCLMGFGLFYCKEFLNTSYDSSHFSKTFLPFMTLLALLVLFFGIKNKKHVILSTTNQPSYIFFILAFLPILGLSILSFAKNFSLTSHFLILLVDVTLIGIAEEGMFRGLLLGSLEKKFSPVKAIILSSIFFSLLHLLNILGGVTFSDVLNQMLSTFIMGLFLGCIYIDTKNIIFPIIFHSLWDYLILSNSIADFPFALILIFSISVLEIVISIILLLKFSKLRSAS, encoded by the coding sequence ATGAAAAAATATTACTCAATTTTAGCCTTTTACTTCTGTCTTATGGGGTTTGGACTTTTTTATTGCAAAGAGTTTCTTAACACATCCTATGACTCATCTCATTTTAGCAAGACATTTTTACCCTTTATGACCTTACTTGCTCTTTTGGTCTTATTTTTTGGGATTAAGAATAAAAAACATGTCATCCTTTCAACCACCAATCAACCGAGTTACATCTTCTTTATTCTCGCCTTTTTACCCATTTTAGGTTTAAGTATCCTTTCTTTTGCAAAAAATTTTTCTCTAACAAGTCATTTTTTAATTCTTCTCGTTGATGTTACCTTAATTGGTATTGCTGAAGAAGGCATGTTTAGAGGTTTATTATTAGGCTCTTTGGAAAAGAAATTTAGCCCTGTTAAGGCTATTATTCTTTCGAGCATCTTCTTTTCACTATTGCATCTGCTCAATATTCTTGGAGGGGTCACCTTCTCAGATGTTCTTAATCAGATGCTATCAACCTTTATTATGGGTTTGTTCTTAGGGTGTATCTACATAGATACTAAAAATATTATCTTCCCTATTATATTCCATTCACTATGGGACTATCTGATACTAAGTAATAGCATCGCTGACTTCCCTTTTGCTCTAATTCTTATTTTCTCAATTTCTGTGTTAGAGATAGTTATCTCAATTATACTTTTGCTAAAATTCAGTAAATTACGGAGTGCCTCTTAG
- a CDS encoding PrsW family glutamic-type intramembrane protease has translation MKTFLQTHKHSLGILVGLILSFYGALLHFQSFGKPENHLDKYPLFFGTILLIGLYALPLIAFIRYLTKRFEVNSQVVVLSWLAGIFAAISLSMNFHLLIGYIIRTFLHPSEAFIAFWGASISAPLAEEFGKGLVALLVLFICRKFDVKTALVSGMIVGLGFQMLEDCIYTFQEIFVSGKSPFPMLIERIVWASCTHWLFTALFVVGFVILLGKCDGFSKSKGLFWMSAAMFVHFLFNIPMNSEIYDVATATLSGSLYLLLLKSIIDTENLSMNASSVE, from the coding sequence ATGAAAACATTTTTACAAACACATAAGCATTCTTTGGGAATCTTAGTGGGTCTTATACTAAGCTTCTACGGTGCTCTATTACATTTTCAAAGTTTTGGGAAACCAGAAAATCACTTGGATAAGTACCCTCTGTTTTTTGGGACGATTTTGCTGATTGGGCTTTATGCCCTACCTTTAATTGCTTTTATTCGCTATTTAACAAAACGTTTTGAGGTTAACTCACAAGTTGTTGTCCTAAGCTGGTTAGCTGGGATTTTTGCGGCAATCTCTTTATCAATGAATTTTCATCTTTTAATTGGTTATATCATTCGTACTTTCCTTCATCCTAGTGAAGCGTTTATAGCTTTTTGGGGAGCATCAATATCTGCACCGTTGGCGGAAGAGTTTGGAAAAGGGTTAGTTGCGCTATTAGTACTCTTTATTTGTCGTAAGTTTGATGTTAAAACGGCATTAGTGAGCGGTATGATTGTTGGTCTAGGATTTCAAATGCTAGAGGACTGTATCTATACTTTCCAAGAGATTTTTGTATCAGGAAAATCCCCATTTCCTATGTTGATTGAGCGAATTGTGTGGGCTAGTTGTACACACTGGTTATTTACAGCATTATTTGTTGTGGGATTTGTCATTCTTCTAGGTAAATGTGATGGATTTAGTAAGAGTAAAGGTTTGTTTTGGATGTCGGCTGCGATGTTTGTTCACTTCTTGTTTAACATTCCAATGAATTCTGAGATTTATGATGTTGCAACGGCTACCTTGAGTGGAAGTCTTTATCTATTGCTATTGAAATCAATTATAGACACAGAAAATCTTTCGATGAATGCCTCAAGCGTAGAATAA